The Glycine max cultivar Williams 82 chromosome 12, Glycine_max_v4.0, whole genome shotgun sequence genome window below encodes:
- the LOC100807208 gene encoding cytochrome P450 704C1 gives MSAGLKWTRIGMTSVKLEFPTPALSAPLTLLVVQILFRKLNKRHNRKNYHPVADTIFNQMLNFNRLHHYMTDLAAKHRAYRLLNPFRYEVYTTEPTNVEYILKTNFENYGKALLVLGASDCS, from the exons ATGTCAGCTGGTTTGAAGTGGACCAGGATTGGAATGACTTCAGTGAAGCTGGAATTTCCCACTCCCG CTTTATCTGCACCTTTGACTCTTTTGGTGGTCCAAATTCTGTTCAGAAAACTGAACAAAAGGCATAATAGAAAGAACTACCACCCTGTTGCTGACACCATCTTCAATCAGATGTTGAACTTCAACAGGCTGCACCATTATATGACTGATCTTGCTGCCAAGCACAGGGCTTACAGGCTGCTCAACCCTTTCAGATATGAGGTTTACACCACTGAGCCAACTAATGTTGAGTATATACTCAAAACCAATTTTGAGAATTATGGAAAG GCTCTTCTGGTTTTGGGTGCTAGTGATTGCTCATAA